The Clostridioides difficile genome has a segment encoding these proteins:
- a CDS encoding Nif3-like dinuclear metal center hexameric protein, translating into MISIKAKELYKKLDLEFDIKNIDDDWSFMNFENDFITPEFKKKYIGLVLDNAQDIKKVYTATFPDKEIIQQIIDKDERDILLFSHHAMGYIASDEDFPFHDIPLSYMEEMRERRISFYVLHSPLDNYSDYSTSVSFANALGLEIVKPFCKYDDKIKVGVICKTSLKSVEEIKELVKKTVGHDAKLYDYGDSVLKDGLVAIAAGGGSYPFVASEVSELGINLYITGFTKPLKHFEPTLEFHRIAKENLINVIGATHYSTEKFACMSLVNYFKSLGLESEFLQGKYYLEDL; encoded by the coding sequence GTGATTAGTATTAAAGCAAAAGAACTTTATAAAAAGTTAGACTTAGAATTTGATATTAAAAATATTGATGATGATTGGAGTTTTATGAATTTTGAAAATGATTTTATTACTCCAGAGTTTAAGAAAAAATACATAGGTTTGGTATTAGATAATGCTCAAGACATTAAGAAAGTGTATACAGCTACTTTTCCAGATAAAGAAATAATTCAGCAAATCATAGATAAAGATGAAAGAGATATCTTACTTTTTTCACATCATGCAATGGGATATATAGCATCGGATGAAGATTTTCCATTTCATGATATTCCACTATCTTATATGGAAGAGATGAGAGAACGTAGAATTTCTTTTTATGTATTACATTCACCATTAGACAATTATAGTGACTATTCAACTTCTGTTAGTTTTGCAAATGCTTTGGGTCTTGAGATTGTCAAACCATTCTGCAAATATGATGATAAAATCAAGGTAGGAGTTATATGTAAGACATCATTAAAGTCAGTAGAAGAGATTAAGGAACTTGTTAAAAAAACAGTTGGGCATGATGCAAAACTATATGATTATGGAGACTCTGTTTTAAAAGATGGTTTAGTAGCTATTGCAGCAGGGGGAGGAAGTTATCCATTTGTGGCAAGTGAAGTCTCTGAGCTTGGGATAAATTTATATATTACTGGATTTACCAAGCCTTTAAAACATTTTGAACCAACATTAGAATTTCATAGAATTGCAAAAGAGAATTTAATTAACGTTATAGGTGCTACTCATTATTCTACAGAAAAATTTGCATGTATGTCTTTAGTTAATTATTTCAAAAGTCTAGGGCTAGAATCAGAATTTTTGCAAGGAAAGTATTACTTAGAAGATTTATAA
- a CDS encoding MarR family winged helix-turn-helix transcriptional regulator encodes MNETQDENLLEQFFKVQSLLHKFHLQNHKSHGFFRGTHRGQGRVLSMLKIKPEITQKELSYLLDMRPQSLGELLSKLENQGFITRTPSEKDRRVMVVRLTSKGMDEINKIEQEEDPTNKIFDILEKEEKSILSDILTKITNELERSIKSDDNINFDREHMGPHSRPHPGQFLGFGREGFGMGHMGSHPNQHEESHQSSQEGKEFYNPRMEEFQDFFNREEFFEQMTKQHPEFFEQIVKQHPEFFKNKKFDEQNVSKDEKYGEKDINED; translated from the coding sequence ATGAATGAAACTCAAGATGAAAATTTATTAGAGCAATTTTTTAAAGTACAATCGTTACTACATAAATTTCACCTTCAAAATCATAAATCACATGGTTTTTTTAGAGGAACACATAGGGGTCAGGGAAGAGTGTTATCTATGCTAAAAATAAAACCAGAAATTACTCAAAAAGAACTATCATATTTGCTTGATATGAGACCTCAATCTTTAGGTGAGTTGCTTTCAAAACTAGAAAATCAAGGGTTTATTACTCGTACACCTTCAGAAAAAGACCGTAGAGTAATGGTAGTAAGATTAACATCAAAAGGCATGGATGAGATTAATAAAATTGAGCAAGAAGAAGACCCAACTAATAAAATATTTGATATTTTAGAAAAAGAAGAAAAAAGTATTTTAAGTGATATTCTTACTAAGATTACTAATGAGCTAGAGAGAAGTATAAAAAGTGATGATAATATTAATTTTGATAGGGAACATATGGGGCCACACTCAAGACCACATCCTGGTCAATTTTTAGGTTTTGGAAGAGAAGGTTTTGGAATGGGTCATATGGGTTCACATCCAAATCAACATGAGGAATCACATCAGAGCTCTCAAGAAGGAAAAGAATTTTATAATCCACGTATGGAAGAATTTCAAGATTTTTTTAATAGAGAAGAATTCTTTGAACAAATGACTAAACAGCATCCGGAATTTTTTGAACAGATAGTAAAACAACATCCAGAGTTTTTTAAGAACAAGAAATTTGATGAACAGAATGTATCTAAGGATGAAAAGTATGGTGAAAAGGATATTAATGAAGATTAG
- a CDS encoding DUF4097 domain-containing protein, which produces MRKIVKILLILCICSLAYGCSKQSENIKVKEFSIPSAEINTIEIVLKNIPVNFVISETDTISLSYSQNEKNYLDINEENGTLSIRSKTEREFLDYIGFNDNSAQSLTIEIPAVIQSDFNLKTSNSDIVLPEIDMKGNVNIDLNNGDILFDKIMFEKDTILFAKNGNIKGKINNKYEEFKIVSEAHKGESNLPDSKKNGNKLLNVSTNNGDVEIEFE; this is translated from the coding sequence ATGAGAAAAATAGTAAAAATATTATTGATTTTATGTATTTGTTCATTGGCTTATGGTTGTTCTAAACAAAGTGAGAATATTAAAGTCAAGGAATTTAGCATACCATCAGCCGAAATAAATACGATTGAAATTGTTTTAAAAAATATTCCAGTCAATTTTGTTATTAGTGAAACAGATACTATAAGTCTTTCATATTCTCAAAATGAAAAGAATTATCTTGATATAAATGAAGAAAATGGAACTCTTTCTATAAGAAGTAAGACAGAGAGAGAATTTTTAGACTATATCGGCTTTAATGATAATTCAGCACAATCACTCACTATTGAAATACCAGCCGTAATACAAAGTGATTTCAATTTAAAAACGAGTAATAGTGACATAGTTCTTCCAGAGATAGACATGAAAGGAAATGTTAATATTGACTTGAATAATGGAGACATTCTGTTTGATAAAATCATGTTTGAAAAAGATACAATATTGTTTGCTAAAAACGGCAATATAAAGGGAAAGATAAATAATAAATACGAGGAGTTTAAAATAGTTTCAGAAGCCCATAAAGGAGAAAGTAATCTACCTGATAGTAAAAAAAATGGAAACAAACTTTTAAATGTTTCTACTAATAATGGGGATGTTGAAATCGAATTTGAATAA
- a CDS encoding GntR family transcriptional regulator, producing the protein MNEDKPVYQQIMTIIEDMILNDTYLPDSIVISTTQISKIYSVNPTTAVKAVSMLVEKEVLYKKRGIGMAVTSNAKEIILAERQNLFFNHQLEEFISSAEKIGISRKRLSELILTTNFERSTKND; encoded by the coding sequence TTGAACGAAGATAAACCAGTTTATCAGCAAATAATGACTATCATTGAAGATATGATATTAAATGACACATATTTACCTGATAGTATTGTTATTTCTACAACTCAAATATCTAAAATATATTCTGTAAATCCAACAACTGCAGTTAAAGCAGTAAGTATGTTGGTAGAGAAAGAAGTATTATATAAAAAACGAGGAATTGGTATGGCAGTAACTTCAAACGCTAAAGAAATAATACTGGCTGAACGACAAAATTTATTTTTTAATCATCAGCTAGAAGAATTTATATCTTCTGCTGAAAAAATCGGTATAAGTCGTAAACGGTTATCAGAGCTTATTTTAACTACTAATTTTGAAAGGAGTACAAAGAATGATTGA
- a CDS encoding ABC transporter ATP-binding protein, translated as MKGVQRMIELNNVCKQYSTASVIKNFNLKIEESGIYCLLGRNGAGKTTLLKSIAGYQNITSGSILINGKQITIDNMETSVSYIDNFAKHFNLPVKKLIQIAYELDYSFDYEFAMEMVDRFELDENKKFKKLSLGMKTMISTIICLASNKDVVLLDEPVLGFDAIMRAEFYDLLLESFERHPRIIIVSTHIIDEISNTIHKLIIIDKGSLKFYDDVNVIDEYAYSVSGLQKDVEAVSTSLNVIGEIKAGGYTTKYIFDKRIKPTDNVTVRPLSLQEFFVQLVDKRGGKK; from the coding sequence TTGAAAGGAGTACAAAGAATGATTGAATTGAATAACGTATGTAAACAATATAGTACAGCAAGTGTTATAAAAAATTTCAATTTGAAAATAGAAGAAAGTGGAATTTATTGTTTGTTAGGAAGAAATGGAGCAGGAAAAACGACTCTTCTCAAATCTATTGCAGGATACCAGAATATTACTTCTGGAAGTATACTGATAAATGGAAAACAAATCACAATTGATAATATGGAGACAAGTGTAAGCTATATTGATAATTTTGCAAAACATTTTAATCTTCCTGTGAAAAAACTAATCCAGATAGCATATGAACTGGATTACAGCTTTGATTATGAATTTGCTATGGAAATGGTAGATAGATTTGAGCTTGATGAAAATAAGAAATTTAAAAAGCTTTCATTAGGTATGAAAACCATGATTTCTACTATCATATGCTTAGCAAGTAATAAAGACGTTGTTTTATTAGATGAACCTGTTTTAGGGTTTGATGCAATTATGCGTGCTGAATTTTATGACTTGTTATTAGAGAGCTTTGAAAGGCACCCTCGTATTATTATTGTTTCAACACATATTATAGACGAGATTTCTAATACAATACATAAACTGATAATTATTGATAAAGGAAGTTTAAAATTCTATGATGATGTTAATGTGATTGATGAATATGCATACAGTGTAAGTGGATTACAGAAGGATGTAGAAGCTGTATCTACGTCTCTTAATGTTATTGGAGAAATCAAAGCAGGCGGTTATACAACAAAATATATTTTTGATAAAAGAATAAAACCAACAGATAACGTGACAGTTAGACCATTATCATTGCAGGAATTTTTTGTCCAGCTTGTAGATAAAAGAGGAGGGAAAAAATAA
- a CDS encoding methyltransferase domain-containing protein, protein MIFTKSNKYDKEFLMKNMMGPNCIKILEELTNNIKLEKGMRILDLGCGRGISSIFLANEFDVTVFATDLWIEPTENYERFKEFNLDNKIFPIQAEAHELPYAEGFFDAVISVHSYHYFGNKEGFLENHISPLVKEGGIIAMAMPGLKQDFVDCIPDELIPFWQDNMNFHSLKWWNELWSESESVILEKCEALNCHEEAWQDWLNCDNSYAKNDKKMMEVEDGKYFNTISLIARVK, encoded by the coding sequence ATGATATTTACGAAAAGTAATAAATATGACAAAGAGTTCCTCATGAAAAATATGATGGGACCTAATTGTATAAAAATACTAGAGGAACTGACAAATAATATAAAATTAGAAAAAGGAATGCGTATCTTAGATTTAGGATGTGGAAGAGGTATATCTTCTATATTTTTAGCAAATGAATTTGATGTAACTGTATTCGCAACAGATTTGTGGATAGAACCAACTGAGAATTATGAAAGATTTAAGGAGTTTAACTTAGATAACAAAATATTTCCAATACAAGCAGAGGCACATGAATTACCTTATGCAGAAGGGTTCTTTGATGCAGTAATAAGTGTTCACTCTTATCACTACTTTGGAAATAAAGAAGGGTTTTTAGAAAACCACATATCGCCTCTTGTAAAAGAGGGTGGAATAATTGCAATGGCAATGCCAGGATTAAAACAAGATTTTGTAGATTGTATACCTGATGAACTTATTCCATTTTGGCAAGATAACATGAATTTTCATTCTCTTAAATGGTGGAATGAACTTTGGTCAGAATCTGAGTCTGTGATTTTAGAGAAGTGTGAAGCTTTAAATTGTCATGAAGAAGCATGGCAAGATTGGTTAAACTGCGATAATTCTTATGCAAAAAATGATAAAAAAATGATGGAAGTAGAAGATGGTAAGTACTTTAACACAATTTCTTTAATAGCTAGAGTTAAATAA